Below is a genomic region from Silurus meridionalis isolate SWU-2019-XX chromosome 1, ASM1480568v1, whole genome shotgun sequence.
TTACATCTGCATCGTCGTTCACGTTGTTTTGTCATGAACTCAACCAAATAGCTGTGCAGAAACGGGGTTTGCCTTGAGGCTCCAGTGCGAGGCTGTCTCAGGAGAATCTGCTCCTAGGCCTCGTTTTAACAAGGCTGCAGAGGAAAGAGCCATATTACAGCATCTGGTGCAGTCTGAAAGCAATTTCTGATTGTGACgggaaaaaagagacagaggtgATACTCAGGGACTGCTGAAACACTGCGAACTGTTGAACTCTGTGGAACTATTGGCACTAACGCAGGACGGTGGAgttgagagagatttttttgtgttttttttctttggtaagTGTTTTTTGGACTTCCACTCATCTGGCATCAGAGAATCCCTGCGTGAAATCCTGTCACTCATCGCTGTGCTTTTTGCTGTGCTGTTGTAAAGTAAAGTGCTGATGCTGTTGCCATCTACTAACATCTGTGGTGTCCTTAAGAACACAAtcggcttttttttatttctgatgatCTGTGTTTGATAAGACCATGCTCAGGCATCTGttgatcttttattttattgtattttttttttttttgtatgttcaGATCAATGCACCTCTGTTTTTGTACATAGAATGCACTAGAATGCACATTTACCCTTTTAATTGCCTttgctatttatttaactttttatttgtgaagtctgctatttaatttattattattttttttaattaggcaCTTACATTCGATGAGCACacagatgtgtttatttatttgctggcTTATTTATTTGCGTTCAAGATATGCAGAATATCCAACTCTGAAAAAGCGAAGAACCGAGCAAACATTTCTCATCAGGACGTGCACCTTACAATCTAATCTTATTCTCCTTCTTATTATAAAGCATGCATTTGTATGGACCTGGATATTATGATAAAGTATGTGATTCCACCATGTGGGTTTGGGTTGTGATGTGCTTTTATTGGATAGTTTTTCATTTGTAtacttaacacacacatacacacacatacactgacacAAAGTAGAGTTTGATgcatatttactttatttcgAGTTCCTCGTCAAAACATATCACGTCTATGAGTTCAATCTGCATCACTTGCCCTccctcctgtcctctcttgCCTTGGTTAATTCACTTACATATAAGCCCCTCCCTGTGTTTTAACTTTTGTCCTTACTTCCTTCCAAACTCCTCTCTCATGGTTTAGCTGTGCGTGAATACGGAAGGATCTTTGTCGTAGATCACTTAAGAAATTATTgtgtggtgggttttttttgttgttttttttgttttttaaatgcaaaacgTCAAAGATCTCTTCCTTTCGCTTGCTTTGGAAGCAGTGCTCAGGTTTCAAGTAAGCTGTGTAtggagtaataaaaaaaaaagcacaggatATGAAAGCTGGACCTTATGGTTTTATTGCAACCTCTTGTGGGTTTTGTGGTTCAGCTCCTCGGTGAAGCTCTACATGACGTCCTGCTGGTGCTGTGTAGATTCACTCACCACCTGTAAAGGTCAAAAACAGGGCAGAAATGGGAACATATGAGCCTATGGTAAGAGTGAAGCTACAATACAGTTTGCTTTAAAGTATGCTTGAGTGGTGTGGTTTGgttgtaagagtgtgtgtgtgtgtgtgtatacctcgCCATCACGGGTCTCAATGGTCTTGATGAGCACTGTTTTCTTCGAGTGCATTTCAGACGCTCGTTGTTGGTGCTCTGGACTGGTCTCTGTGTAACAGTCACACAACACCATGGTAAACGCATTTAAATACCTTAAAGTAcgcaatatggacaaaagattgtggacacacGACCATAAGatttctgctttttaaacatccaattgcacatttagtcctcatttcctgttctagattttggaatgtgcttctggagatttgtgttcatttagccacaagtcaggtactgatgtacggTGAGAATGTCTCGGTGCAGCtctgtgttccagttcatccaaatGATGTTCAATGgtgctgaggtcagagctttattgcAGGTCACCTCAAGGATCTTCttctccatcccatgtaaatgTCTTCAAGGAGTTGATTTGTGcacagtgtcatgctggaacagatttgggtctctgAAGGGAAGATtgtatgctaccacatccaaagacatcctatacaattatgtgccttcaAATTTCTGGTAACagcttgaggaaaaaaaaaagcacatatggctgaaaaggatttttttcctctttcagcATTCAATTTAGAAAGTGTGAAAGCAGCTGTGGCAGGTTTATACTAATGGCCTTGCTgcaatacattattgtttctatagtaacaactcatTTACTGGATGCTGTTTGGTGGACACTCTGAACTTTGATATTTAACAGTAAgaagtgtatatttatttgtattgtttctgTCCAGTGTCTGCTTTtgaaagggtttttttattgtgaGAAAGTCTTCTGAACAGAGAACTTCCTAGGTTTTAtccatggcttttttttttggtcattttttttgtatttactttaCAATGAACAAATAGAGAGGTTTCTGGTGGACCAatatatacactaaatggacaaaggTAATGGAAaacctgacttctccagccatatgtggttcttttccaaactagtaccacaaagttggagagaCACAATTGTATGATGTCTTTTAAATGTGGTAGAATtaatttttcctttcacttgaactccgaggcccaaacctgttccggaATGAtaatgaagatatgttttaaatggtctgctatagagctctgacctcaaccctattgaatacaCATAGGATAAATTGAAATGCTGATTGTACTAAAATCCTTGTGGAGGAATAAaattctccacaagcacactttagaatttagtagaacatcttcccagtagagtggaggttgtggaatgagatgttcagcaACCAACTATGGGGCAACTATTGTTATTATGTAGTCACACGTTTTTTAAAGATCTCTTGCGCAAATTTAACTGCTGCCAAAAAGCTTTtatgatgtatatatttacatgtcTTTTCATTCATAGTTCAGCAAAgtcatctcacacacatgctaTAAATAAAGTGGGTAAAGAATTGGTTGAGTGTTAATACTCACTGAAAATAATTAGTCAAATATTTGAAACTTTGCTGTCCcatacacacatttcacacacttcGAGGTCACATTATTTGGTCATTCACATCATATGGACaacattagcttttttttttctctcttaccTCTAAAGCTAATGGTGGAGTAGGCCTGCATGGGCAGTGCAATCCTGTTGGAGAAATGACAGACACCAATTGTTTCACACAAAATCCAATTGTTTCTAATATAAAGAGGTGATATGAAAAAGGCAAATCATAAGGGAAAAACTGCTTTACCAGCAAAAAAGCAGTTTGTCTAAATTAAAAGCATGCTGTCTTTGTGTTAAAGGATTGTCCTAAACCCATTCAAAACTTTTacagatatatttataaatcttcTTGGGGATGGATTTTGCCTGAGGTTGGAACATCTTTTTAGACAAACCCATGTCTTACCTGCTCTCCTCTCCCTCCAGGAGCTTCCTGTAGGTGGCGATCTCCACATCGAGGGCCATCTTGATATTGAGCAGGTCCTGGTACTCGCGCAGGTGTCGCGCCATCTCATCTTTCATGTTAGCGATCTCGGCCTCCAGACGAGCAATCGTGTCTTGGAAGCCGGCAGCCTCACGTCCATGTCGGTCCTCCATGTCGTGCATCTGCCTCATCAGAGACTCGTTCTGGGGATCAGAAACAGCAATGACTTGTATTAATGCAGAGGTATGAATATTGCTGATGATTCTACATAAATGAGTCATGATATAAACGCACCGTGCCCTTTAGGGAGTCAATCTCACAAGTGTAGGACTGAATCTGGTGTCGGTACTCCATGGTCTCCAGCTTGGCCTGCTTCAGGGCTTCGTTGTTCTTGGATACTGCTTGATTCAGATCTGAAACCTGTGGGTCagaattgatttattattagatGGTTTATTAGCAGattaaataaatttgtattttattgttcttatcaagcattttagttttttaatatgCAACAAGacccttgttttgttttgttgtaaacTTTATGCCCtgttcaattattatttaaataaataatattcaatatatttcAACAATGTGATGAATGCTGAAAGGATTCCTGGATAAACAGAACACACTAAGTTTAAGTCGTAATGAACCAGTATTAGTATGTTTATTGATGGAGACATCAAAACCCTAATTCTCTACTCTTTCCTTACCTTGGACTTGTACCAGTCTTCAGCCTCAGAAATGTTCTTGGCGGCAATGGCTTCATACTGAGAACGAATGTCCCTCAGAGCACCAGTCAGATCCGGTTTGGACATGTCCATCTGGATCTGCACCTGAGTCTCTTGCATCTGAGTTTGCAGTTCACGGATCTCctaaacagagagaaataaaggaaTTAGTGTTAAACAGCTTGGtgacatacgcacacacacacacacacacatatatatatgggtgtggttggatttattcacacacaataaaacatttttttttaaatcttctttttttttcacatttttatttatattattgcaTATTAAAAGCTGTAGTCCTCATTTCTTATTACCTCTGTGAAGATTTAACTGATAGTTTCAGCATTAAATCTTCAACTATTCCCCTAAAATATATAGCTTCAGAATTACACTCCAGTTGGACTACACAATGAGTCTTATTTGAATTGTTTAGCTTATTGTCtcattgttaatgtttttattgcaaaatttggataattttttttttattattaaatgatgtaaataattaaaagataaaacaattgtatttttttctctcatttgaGTTAAACTGTTCATCTGAAtggaacaataaaaaacattgttttattcgACATGTAATTTCTTTGTAGTCATTACTGTGCAACATTAGTGTTCTGTTTTAGAATACTATTAGTAAACACCTGCtgtttagaagtgtgtgtgggcATGATCTAACCTCCTCATGGATCTTCTTGAGGAAGGCGATTTCCTCTTGGAGAGTTTCGATGCGTCTCTCCAGGTCTAAACGAGCGAGAGTGGCTGCATCCACATCCTGTTTTCCATAAAACATTCAATgtcaatttaattgaattatggATTCCATAATAATATGTTCagtaatacacactatattcaTGATACAAGTAAAGTTCTTGCAAGTGTTTGTCAGCTAGACTTACAGCTCTGAATGCTGCAAGGTTGTTCTCAGCCTCCTCTCTTTGTGCAATCTCCTCCTGCAGCCTGCAGTCAGAGACAATACACAGACCTTAAAAGCcacttccttcttttccttttatagAGGCAGGAGTCTTTTTGCTGTCTCATAACATACACAGATTACCCCAACTGGAAGTGGGGCCAAAAATGTCTTGATATCAAGTCCTGAATAGGAAAAAACTGTGGTAATGTAAACTTTAACAACTGCCTTTATTAGACACCCTGTTTTGTACTGTGGTGTTTTGCGATAAAGAAGTCAAGACCAGTCTCAATGCAAATTGCCCAATGCAAACATGCTAGTCTTATGCCAAGAAATCTAAAAATCTCTTTCCACACCCAATGGTAGAAGCAAATTTGCTGCTCTTCTGTCTCTCACTAAACAGAGCTGCAGAATAAAACAGCAGGAACTCAGGGGTCTATGGATATCAATGCGTTCTGACACAGACCCAACCTCTGGGGGCATTCAGGGCATTCACATGACTGTTTTAGAGACAAAAATAACTGAGTTTCAGTAAGCTTATGAGTCTTCTGACCTTTTATGGTCTCTGGCTCTTTCAAAATCTTTAATGTCATGTGTAGTGACAACATAATAAGCATTTCTCATTGAGTTCCTTTGGTTGCTGAAACAGTACCTATCGAACTGTTGATCCAGTAAATCTATCTATTCTTATAGAAGTGGATTTATTGACTAGTCCTCACCTGAGTTTGAGTTTCTGCAAGTCATCAACCAGGTTGTCCCGCTCCACTTCAACTCGGGACCTATGATTGGTCACAACCTCTATTTGGCGCCTCAGCTCCCTCATCTCTTCCTCGTAGAGGTCAGCAATGCGCGTCGGCTCTCGGCCCCGCAGTCGATCCACTTCCACTGTCAGAGCCTGGTTCTGCTGCTCCAGGTAGCGCACTTTCTCGATGTAACTGGCGAAGCGGTCATTCAGGTGCT
It encodes:
- the desmb gene encoding desmin b — encoded protein: MSRASYASAQSSSSYRRAFGGPGFTTAPITRSSMLGRGSGGSHVSSRVYEVTKTSSASPGYSSYRASSYGIPSLSAGVSRSYGAGMGETLDFSLADALNQEFLQTRTNEKAELQHLNDRFASYIEKVRYLEQQNQALTVEVDRLRGREPTRIADLYEEEMRELRRQIEVVTNHRSRVEVERDNLVDDLQKLKLRLQEEIAQREEAENNLAAFRADVDAATLARLDLERRIETLQEEIAFLKKIHEEEIRELQTQMQETQVQIQMDMSKPDLTGALRDIRSQYEAIAAKNISEAEDWYKSKVSDLNQAVSKNNEALKQAKLETMEYRHQIQSYTCEIDSLKGTNESLMRQMHDMEDRHGREAAGFQDTIARLEAEIANMKDEMARHLREYQDLLNIKMALDVEIATYRKLLEGEESRIALPMQAYSTISFRETSPEHQQRASEMHSKKTVLIKTIETRDGEVVSESTQHQQDVM